ggggtgccccctgctcccatatataaaggagtggaggaggggaagggtcggccctctctatggcgcgccctaggggagtcctactcccaccgaaagtaggattccccctttcctagtagaactaggagcccttccaagtagtaggagtaggatggAAGGAataggaagggaaaaggagaaggaaggaagggggcgccccccccctccctagtccaattcggaccagcccatggggaggggtgcggccaccctttgaggcctttctctcctttcccgtatggcccattaaggcccaatacaaattctcgtaactccccggtacttccgaaaatacccgaatcacttggaacctttacgatgtccgaatatagtcgtccaatatatcgatctttacgtctcgaccattttgagactcctcgtcatgtccccgatctcatccgggactccgaactccttcagtacatcaaaacacataaactcataatataaccgtcatcgaactttaagcgtgcggaccctacgggttcgagaactatgtagacatgactgagacacgtctccggtcaataaccaatagcggaacctggatgctcatattggctcccacatattctacgaagatctttatcggtcagaccgcataacaacatacgttattccctttgtcctcggtatgttacttgcccgagattcgatcgtcggtatcttaatgcctagttcaatctcgttgccggcaagtttctttactcgttccgtaatatatcatcccgcaactaactcattagttgcgatgcttgcaaggcttaagtgatgtgcattaccgagtgggcccagagatacctctccgacgatcggagtgacaaatcctaatctcgaaatacgccaacccaacaagtaccttcggagacacctgtagagcacctttataatcacccagttacgttgtgacgtttggtagcacacaaagtgttcctccggtaaatgggagttgcataatctcatagtcataggaacatgtataagtcatgaagaaagcaatagcaacatactaaacgatcgtgtgctaagctaacggaatgggtcaagtcaatcacatcattctcctaatgatgtgatcctgttaatcaaatgacaactcatgtctatggctaggaaacataaccatcttttatcaacgagctagtcaagtagaggcatactagtgacactctgtttgtctatgtattcacacatgtatcatttttccggttaatacaattctagcatgaataataaacatttattatgaaataaggaaataaataataactttattattgcctctaaggcatatttccttcaatttgtCACTCCATTAATTATATTTTTATGCAGCTTCTTAAGGTTGACAAAATAGGAGGAATGCCAAAGTAACACTAAAAGGAAAGATGGTCCAGACCTCCACCGGAAATCTTGAAAATCAATACGGACGGTGCATTTctaaaagaaacaaaaaaatgGAGGATGGGGCTTTGTAATCAGAGATGATTGTGGTATGTTGATGGCTGCTGGAGCACGTAGTCTGGAGCGAGTGTCGGATGCGCTTCGTTCAGAGGCTTTGGCGATGCTTTATGCCATAAACACAACCATCCAAATGGGATGCAATCGAGTAATTATGGAGACGGACTCTATACAGGTGAAGAACGCAGTTTGCACTGAAGAATATGATATGTCGACTCTCGGAGTTGTTTTCAAAGACATCAAGTTCCATTTGCGTGTGGGATTTAGTGAAGGTTCTGTTGTATCATGTCCCAGAGTTTGTAATATAGTAGCGCGTTGTTTAGCAGCACATGGTGCTAAATTGGAAGCTCGCACATGTGAGACTTGGCTTGGCCAGTTTCCAGATTTTGTAAATGACGTTGTAGCTGGAGATCTGTCCAGCACTGATATATAATGAAATGCAATTGTGTTCCTTTCAAAAAAAAGTGACCCCTGGAGGTCCGTACCAGGGATAACCTTCATTAGTTGTTCTCAAATGGCTCAAATCACTGCCCCTCGCTCGTCATGTGTCCCCGACACCTCGCGCCTCCCGCGCCAACAACTCAATTCGATGGAGGCGTGCCTGGCCGACCCACCTACGAAATGTGTCCAGCATGCGTGCCGCATGCCGGGCACTGCCCTTTTAGTCTTGTGTCGGGCCGGACACGTGTGTCCATTAGCCGGTCCGCGTAGCACGACTCAATTGGTCAAGTTTGACTACACTAGAGTAGTAGACACAAAATCGTCAGCAACAAAAAAAGTAGACACACACCGACTCAAAGTTTGCCAAACGGGCCGGCCTGGCCTGGCCCACCGCAATTGTGCCTGGCACGGCATGGCCCACAGGGTCACGATTATTGGACGGACCGTGTCGTGCCAGCCTGCGTGCAGCACTCCCCGGCCCAGGCACGACCTAGTTAGTAAACGGGTTAGCCGGTGGCACGTTTAGCATCCCGGGCCACATATTTTTAGCCCGTTGGGCTGTATTTTTTAGGTATATATACCTAATATAAAATAATAAGAAACGGGCCGTCCCGTGCCATGCCTGGCCCATGGCGGATCCACGGGCTCGCTCCGCTCCCCGAAAGAAACGGAGAGGGCCAATCAAAAGCCCATCTGTTCGCTACCTTTTGccgcctctcctccttctccgtTGGTGGCGGCGGCGCAAAACCCTCTCCTCTTTCTCGGGCGGCGAAGGCCAGGGCGGCGGATACAGCGCCGTCACCGGGAAGCGGCGGCGGGCGGCACGGCGCACGTCATCGGTGTCGACGTGTCGTCTTCACCGCCCACCCTCTCATATTTTCCTCCCTCAACAGGAGGAGATCCCCACAGCGGCGCAGATCTTGGCATGGCGGCGCCACCTCCGCCGCGGCCACTCCGTTCACCTCGCCAGCATTCCTTGGAGGCAGGTTTATTTAATTTGTTTTACGTAATAATAATATTTATGGTATACCGATCTAATTAATATATTTTCTAGAATCATCCGGAGAAGGAAATACGCGAGGAATCAAATCAATTTCCAAGCCCTGTACGGTTAATCCCCTCACCAAAGGGATtgagtgggattgaagaggtttgAGAGGATTTTGACTTGCAAGGGATTTAATCCCTTTCAATCCCTTCCAAACCTCTCCAAATCCTGCCTAACCGAACAAGCTCTAATGGGATGTGCAAATCCACCCATATCTTTTAAGCAGAGATATGGGCATGCCCCGTTTGGGAAAGCAATATTTTCTGCACATCTGTGCGGAAGTTGTGTCGCAGATTGTTGTGCTCGCTCAGTGAGACTGCACTTCAGGTTCGTATCTTTCTACCATGCTGTCGCAGTTCAGTGCACGGATTGCAAATGAGAAGGTTAGAGAAGACTTGTACATTATGGTTGAGACCTTATATTAAGGTTTCAACAGCTTAAACTGTGACTGGATTTCGGCTTTTGATCGGTGTAGATATGTGCATGCAGATGAACACTATGAATTCACAAATTTAGAAATGTTATAAATAATATGTGCAGGTGCAGATAAAAGCAACAAAACATGCATACATCTCAATTGCTATACTCCTGCATATGGTTTTCATATTCTGTGCGCTCACCCTTGTGCTTTCCTTTGTTGAACTCTTTTAGTTAAGGTGCAAATAAAAGCAATTATAGAACATGTATAGATCTCAATTATTATCCTCCTGCTTATGGTTTTGATGTTTAGTATGCTCACCCTTATGCTTTTCTTTATGGAGCTCTTCTAGCTAAGGCGCAAATGAAAGCAGTAGAATCTGTATATATTTCAATTGGTATGCTCCTGCATATGGCTTTGATAATCTGTGTCCTTGCCCTTATGTTTTTCTTTGTTGGACTCTTTTAGTTATGAGTGGTTTTCTTCAAACAGATATGTGAATTGCGTAATTTCGTTTGCATGTGTATAGAGTATAGACACACGGAACTTAAATACTTGCAGATGTAAAGTTGTTATAGtatatatgcatatgcaaatatTATGATTATTTGTAGTTATATTGTTTATTCACATGTTGTTCAGTGTTTCCCAATACTAGCTGTAACATTCTACTGCGTATCCATGTTTTTCTTTGTTTTGATTCGGCTTTCAATTCATGCTTATGCACAGAATGTCCGTGTCATCATCTTTGACGTGAGAGGCGGAGGGCAAGAATTGCGCTCTATGGTCAATAGAAGGATGACCCGTCACCGTGCCATGGCTCTGCTGGTGTACATGGGTGTACCGGTCACCCCGGCTCCCAATCCCTTCAACCGACCTTCCCCGGGTAATATCACTGATCATGTAGATATTTTCCGAACGTAAAAGCTATATCAATGGCTAAATAGGATTACTTTCATCCTCATCTGCTTGCAAAGTTGAAGCTGATCGACGCATGCACTTTGAGTAGAAAGTAAATTCAGAATTTTGCATGTTCTCTATTCAATGGTTTTTATGTGACACATGATCATGACTAAACATTAATTTATATCAAATAAATTTTTCAGCCCAAAAATCCCTTGCATCTGTCACACTGTAACCGGAAATGAATGGGGAGTAGATTTTTCGTGCTTGAGTTCAGTTACACGCACTATCCACAGCGTCCACTTTACTTGAGATCTGTGTCGTGTGTAGAGTGTTAGCAGAGTTCAGGGGAATCTCTGTTTTTATCACATTTTGTTTTCCCCTACAACAGTGCCTCTAACGGTCCTCCTTTTTATGTTCACGTGTACCCGACATGTGAGTGAGAGGCTGTGAAGGGGAGAGTGAACCAGTGAGGGTGTCTACTCTGCTATTATTTTTAAATGTCATTTTGTTTCTCCTTTATATTCAAAATTTGTGTTTAAGTTATGCCGGTCTTTTGCTTTTCATTTGTACTTTATGAATCAACATTTGGGATTCATCGATTCACCGTTACATGTTTAATTCAGGCCATAGCTATCATATCATCCGGTTGATAGACCCTTACCAGCCGCGGCTGCAAGTGGATTTGCTGATTAGAGATACTGACTTATACCTTGTCGCATTTCGCCGTTCACTCGATGACAATTGGGGCAATTGGTATAGATTCAGTGATCAACAAGTCCCTAGCTTTATTGTTGCTCTTGATTTGGGTTTCACTTCCAACTATTCTCGTGTTCCTGGCAGGTATGGTTAATCAGTAAAACAATTTTCATGTTTGTTCTTATGTGAAACAAGTGTGCTAACGGTGACCAAGCGAACTATGCAGCATTCCGACAGTAGGTGGTCCCGAGGACATGGTTTTTATCTTCAACACCTTGGCACGCCATGAGGACAGGTTGAGGTTGGTGATTCCTGCAGTCCAGAGAACTCTGCACATTGCTACAGTCCAGAGAGCTGTGCAGAATGCTGCAGTGGTTTTCTGTGAGGTTATGAGATTCATTGCTGTTTTGCTCGAGATGGTCCGTAGACTGGAAGCAGGGGAGGCCGCGTCTGTGTTGCCTGGGGAGATGTGGGATATGATTACCTCGTGGCATGTGGATTGTTGGTTTATCCTTGACGTGAGGAGGCGATTGGCGTTACCCGCACATCACTGGGAAAGCCACGTTAATGAGGTTGACAGACAGAGATTCGATCAGCTGATCAACCGTGTGAGTGTCATCATCTACATTCCAGAGTTGTTCACTTCTGATACACGGCGGATGACTCGATGGCAGGAGAATGAGGTGCGCAATATCCAGGATCCAGGTTTTCCCGCTGCAGATGCTTAGAGCCTGTTCGGCAGCTCTCCGCTCCTGGAGCGGCCAGAGCATCATCGAACAAATCAGCTCCACGCTTTCCTCGTCCCGGAGTGGAGCGGTCCGCAGGCCATTTTCTCGGAGCCCCCGAAGTGTCGCTCCATGCGCTCCCGTATTTCGTGGAGCTGGTGAATTGCCGAACAGGCTCTTAGTGTCATATCATGCTGTTCCAGGTCCTTGAGGGCTATGCTGATCTTAGTGTTAGCACTGCTGCCTATAAGTAATTTTGTGTTGTATTTGCAACTGCTGTTACTATTAGCATAGACCATATAGGGTGTGGTGTCCCGTGACATCTTTGTGCTAGGGTCATTATGTCTTGTGGTAGTTGATGTAGTCGCTGAGTTGCGTCTGGTCTTGATGATGAAACGTTTGGGATATTCCCTGCTTAATCCACTTGCAGTATCTCTATACATCTGTAAATAAGCTGCAGATGTCCAAACAAACACCTTAATGAGAAACTTGCACTATCTGCATTTCATTTTAATTGTTATTGTGATTGTTTTCCTTTCGTGAGAGGAATAAATGTGCAGTATTCTGGCTACATGAGTTATGACCAAACCGAACGAGAAATATTGCTGAGCTTCATTATAAACTATAGTTGATACCCTGCGCATAGCTGTGGTGAATTCTGCTGCTTATATAGTTGTTTTGTAGAAATGTTTTTTTACGCAAAACCTTGTACAGTAGGAACGTGGATGCAAAAGGAGAAGAATAGGAAAGTTAAGATCAAATTAAGTGTGTTGACTGTTCATATTGTCACGCTTGTTGGGTCAAAGCTGAAGAAAAACAATTGTTCGGCCCAGGCGATGGCTTGCTTGTGTGAAACCACATGAGCTGATATGCGTCGCTTGTAGCGAGCGGCAAGCATTTGTTTTTTCTAACAAAGAGGTTTACATCCATGATTTTACAATGGCTGATGTTTAGATTGCCTAGCTTCAAACGCATAGGACAAGTTATCAACTAAATGAGCCTTGCTATTACAAGCCATTTGAGGAGTGTGGCGATTTGGTGCCTGGGCTCGTCCGAGCCCGGGCATGAACGGTACCGCCATTTAAAACAGGAAAAAACctcaaaaaaattcaatttttttgtcGTGCAAGAGGCTCCTGTGCGTGAACTTTGTGCAAAATTTTGTGAAGTTTGGACATTCGAGGAGCTCGTGgcaaaaaaagacaaatttcaGATGTACCAGAAACTTTTGAAAATCGCATTGTTCACGCttgattttgtcttttttgccgtGAGCTCTTCGAATGTCTAAATTTCATGCCATTGTCTATGGAGTGGGAAAAGTGATCAAGATGAAACTTATATTTCTCTCGTGTCTTCGGACATAGGGTTATATCTAAAGGATAAAGAAGGGTTGGGAGTAATTAACCTTGAAACTCAAAATCAAGCTATGGTCCTAACCTATTTGGACAGGTAACCATGTGCAGTGGCGAATCTTGGAAGAAAATGAAGGGGCTCAAAGTTAATGGGGTGTAGAAAAAGTTAAACTCTCTCGATTATTTAGTCCAAATAAGGTCAAAATTTTGATACAAATACTAGTAATTTTTCTTTTCCAATTTTTTGGAAGGGGGGCTTGAGCCTGTCGAAGCCCTCCTGGTAGATTCACCGCTGACCATGTGGGTGTTCCTTAAGGTAGGCATATTATTGCCTGGATTCTATTCCTCGCGCCTCTCAGACTTGTGGCCCTTAAAGTGGTAGTTTGTAGGTACGGTTTCACGAATTGTGGTAGTTTTTTTTGCTAAATACTCGGTTTCCTCCAAGTCTTTTGCTTGTCATTCTATTCTAGGAGCTTGAGTTTGGTATAATCTCGATGTGTTTGAGCTTCTAAAAGAATGATAAATACTTGAGATAGTGCCTTATAATCCTATATGCGTCAgccatacacacacacacacttgaCAGCTAaaataatgatgaattggttccTTAAACTGAATGACAACTGAAATATTTATAAGTCGATCCATTTTAATATGCACTAGAGTTTACCCATTTTGAGCTGTTGCCTAGTgtgatgaacttaattatcagaCCATTGTTTTCAGGCTATCAATTCAATCTCTTCAAAAGTTGTTTGCTCCCAATCCTGCACTGCTCTGCGCACTGCCAAGTGTATTTGTTGTTTGTACCAATTAGGTGTGTGCCATGGTATAACATGCTTGCTGACTTAACTCATTTTATGGGCACTTAATAATTTGTGTGTAACTTAGTTCTGCGTTTGCCACCTCAGAGACTTCCAGTTCAACTTATTTATGATAAAGTTTCACTTGTTTACTGAATCATACAGTGTATCTTTTGTTTTCTGCTAATCACTGTGCAATTTGTCTCCTTTTCTTGGCCACACATAGAATTTGTTCTGTTCCACTCTTATTAGGACTGAATGAAACAATGTCGATTTGCTTACTTAGTGGTGCTGGATGCAGGGGATTCATGCTTGGTAATGACAGGTCCTACCCGTCCTATTGTTATGTTGGGTGCCGCGGCCTTTGAGATTGCGCTAAAAGTGAAGGAAGGCAGCACGGAGTCTAGGGATAAAGTTTTAAGCGTCTTGGTTGTTCCTCATGACAATTTCAACTATTTGGAGTAGGACCTGTCATTCCCCTGGATGGGAATAGGGTTAGGAGCATCACAAATAGGGTTAGGAGCAACATTCCCCTGGATGGGAGCCTGCATATGATCAGATTGGGCATCAACATCTTTTTCAGCAAGTCCCACCTCAGGATCACATATTAGCAACCACATAGCTAAGAGGTTGAAATTTAAACCAGATTAATTTCGCCTTGTGCGATCGATCACCATAGGGCTTAATGATGATCCTACTTAATTTACTGCAAGTAGGCAAGCAAGCAAAGTCAGGAGAATAAACGACCATTTTGGCACCACACTTGTCCATGAAAACGACGGATAACTTGGCACCACCAAAGCAACTCAACCCATAGCGCTGCTTTGCATCCACACAAAGTTGGCCATGGGATTCGAAATGAAACTACAATACATGATTACTAGTACAATCTAAACTTCATGTGTTCATGCAACGCCTGAACAAGGCGCACCAGAAGTATATCGTAACTCTAACACTACTAAACAGTACGTCCTTCTGCCTCCCTGAGTAAAGCCAGTGAACCGTAAGGACTATTGGGGCGGTTAACCGGATAGTAGGAAAGAAGCGACCAGGCAACGGTGACTTTCATCTTACACATGCCGACAAGATTGAAGGTGCCATAGTTCCTACCAGCTTTCTTGGGCTTGAAAACCTTCCAGGCTTTCTTGGGTTTCATCTCGCCTTGCCACCATGCATCCACACAAACCTTCAGCTCTCCGGTGAATTCGACGGAAGCGACACGCCTAGATAGCTGGATCATGCCATCTGCACCAACCTCCACATCCTTCTCGCTTCCAGAATCGAGTAAAACTACTTTCCTGTCGGCCATACTGGTGGTACAGGCGGAAAATTCACCTCGGACACCGTGTGGCCATGACGACCCATCGACCATTTGCACGCTGATTGTCGCCTCCAGGGAGCGAGCAATTTGACTCATTGTAAACTCCAGTGTGCTAAGCTTGCTGATGTATTTCCTATCTGTTGCGCAGGAAAGCTCCAAATAGCTAACATTGTCATGAGGAACCGCCAAGAAGCTTAATACTTTATCCCTAGACTCAGTGCTGCCTTCCTTCACTTTTAGCGCAATCTCAAAGGTTGCGGCACCCAACATAACAATAGGACGGGTAGGACCTGTCATTACCAAGCACGAATCCTGCATCCAACACCACTAAGTAAGCAAATCGACAGTGTTTCATTCAGTCCTAATAAGATTGGAATAGAACAAATTCTATGTGTGGCCAAGAAAAGGAGACAAATTGCACAGTGATTTAGCAGAAAACAAAAGATACACTATATGATTCAGTAAACAAGTGGAACTTGATCATAAATAAGTTGAACTGGAAGTCTCTGAGGTGGCAACCGCAGAACTAAGTTACACACAAATTATTAAGTGCCCATAGACCGAGTTAAGCCAGCAAGCAGCACACACTTAAATGCTACGAAAAACAAATGTGCTTGCTAGTGACTGCGCAGAGTAGTGCAAGACTGGGAGCAAACAACTTTGGAAGAGATTGAATTGATACCCTCAAAAAGAATGGTCTAATAAGATGATTAAGTTGATCACACTAGACAAGGTTGAGATGGGTAAATTCTGGGTGAGCAGACAACGGTTTTTAAGGTGCACACAGATTAAAATGGATCGACTTATAAACATTTCAGATGTTTTTTTTTCAGTTTAAGGAACAAACATCATTCATTCTTTTAGCTGATATCTCAGGTGTGTATCTATCATCCTTTTAGCAGTTGAAATGCATTGAGATAATACCAACATCAAGCTCCTTAGACAAagagcagagcagagcagagAAATCACCATCTGGCAACAATGAATGGGCAGAGAGGTAACGAAAAAAAACCTCTTTGGTGAGGGTTTGGCAGTGATCCCTGGAGCGGTCGAAGATGATGTTGCGGTTTCTGTCGACGATGTCGCGCGCGGCGATCATACCATAGACATGGATGGGCCAACGCAGGCCCCCTCTGATCTCCGCTACTTTGATGGAGTAGATCTGCAGGGAATGGAGGGGCTGGGCGTAGCCCCCTGGAGCCTCCGCGTCCGTGTAGCGCATGGGCTGAATGTCGGCTGCACGTATagacacacgcacacacacatatTTTGTGATCAAATCCTGTTTGCTACATCTAATCTAACCTAATCTAATCTAGTCTGCTGGCTGCTGCTGAAGGAATCTAATCTAATCTAATCTAATTTTGCTTACTGGTTTGGTCGAAGGAGCCGAATTTGGCGCCCCAGATGGAAATCCAGCTATCGCGGAAGGTGAGGGCCTGCTCGTACTCCCACTCTGCCACGTACTCCCAGCACTCCTTCTCCTCAGTCGTTGCTGTCGCTCCGCCCccggcgtcggcgtcggcgtcggccTCCATCTCGTCGAGGTCGGCGGCGTGCTCTGGGAGGACGACCCCCTTCACCGCGGTCCCCGCCTCCATCTCGTCCAGGCCGCCGATCCACTCCGCCTCCGTCTCCATCTCGGCGAGGTCAGGGTTCCGCTGATTTGGGAAGAGCTTTTCCTCTCCACGACCTTCCAGGCTCGAGGTATGTtgtgttttttctttttctttttctttttctttttcctttcctttttctttttgagGCAATCGGCCCACGGTAATGGGCCAGCCCACTACGTCCAAGAGCTTTCCAAGACAGAACCAGCAGCAGAGTGAGAGGTACAGACACCTCAAAGAACTGGACAGGGTGAAACTCAAACTGCAGAGGCATCCATCATCCCAAGTTGTTTTCAGAGCAGTTAGAGAATCGAAATTCCACTCATTTAGATATCGATCGGCGAATGCCAGAGGAAGGATAAGGGGAGCCTACA
The DNA window shown above is from Triticum urartu cultivar G1812 unplaced genomic scaffold, Tu2.1 TuUngrouped_contig_6341, whole genome shotgun sequence and carries:
- the LOC125530471 gene encoding uncharacterized protein LOC125530471, with product METEAEWIGGLDEMEAGTAVKGVVLPEHAADLDEMEADADADAGGGATATTEEKECWEYVAEWEYEQALTFRDSWISIWGAKFGSFDQTTDIQPMRYTDAEAPGGYAQPLHSLQIYSIKVAEIRGGLRWPIHVYGMIAARDIVDRNRNIIFDRSRDHCQTLTKEDSCLVMTGPTRPIVMLGAATFEIALKVKEGSTESRDKVLSFLAVPHDNVSYLELSCATDRKYISKLSTLEFTMSQIARSLEATISVQMVDGSSWPHGVRGEFSACTTSMADRKVVLLDSGSEKDVEVGADGMIQLSRRVASVEFTGELKVCVDAWWQGEMKPKKAWKVFKPKKAGRNYGTFNLVGMCKMKVTVAWSLLSYYPVNRPNSPYGSLALLREAEGRTV